GCACCTGCCGTACATCGTCGGCGCCGCCGCCTGCGCGGTCGCGATCGGCATCCTCGCGGTGCGCCGCAGGCACCTGGCGCCGCTGGAGCGCGTCGACGTCGACCACGCCTTCCAGGACGCCCCGGCCCACGCCTGACGGCCCTGGCAGGACGCCCCTGACAGGACGTTCGCGCGCAACGGAACGGCCCGGGAGGATCGCCTCCCGGGCCGTTCTCCGCGTTCGGGCCGAAGTCAGCCCTGGCCGTTCAGCTTGGCGATCCGCCGCTCGTACATCTTGATGATGTCCTCGCGGGCGGCGTGGGTGCGCTCGTACTCGCGCAGCAGCTTCACCTGCTCCGCCGACAGCCCGCGCAGGCGCGCGCGCAGCTGCGGCAGGGTCGCCTCGTCGTAGTTCGGGACCGGCAGGTCCTCGACGACGTGCTCGGCCTCGCTCTGCGCGGCCGGACGCGACTCCGGACGCGGCGCGAACTCGTCCTCGCTCTTCGCGGATTCGCGCTCGGCGGCGTCCGCCTTCGGGGCGTCCGAAGCCTTCGGGGCGTCCGGGACCGGGGCGTCGGGCGCGGCGGTCTCGGCGGACTTCGGCGCCGGGCCCCCGTCCGGGACGGGCGGCGCCGCGGGCTCGGCCTGCGGTGCGGGCTCCGGCCGCGGCGCCGTCGGCCGCGGCGACGGCGCCGGCTTCGCCGCCGGACCGTCCGACGCGCCCGGCTTGCCGACCGCGATCTCCCCGCCGGGCCGGCGCACCGGGGCGCCGTCCTCGCGGGCCGCCGACGGACGGGACGGGCGCGACGGCCGCGCCGGACGCGTCCGCCGGGGCCGGACCGGCTCGGGTTCGGGCCCGGCGTCCTCACCGCCGCGGACGCGTTCCACCACGGTGCCGACGACCTTCTCGGCGGTGTGCTGGACGTCGTCGCGCAGGCGCCCGATCACCGGCTTCACGCCGCCGCCCTCGGTGATCTCCTTGTAGTCGCGGGTCATCCGGTCCCCGAGCAGCAGCGCCCGGCCCACGCCGAACATGGCCAGCCGGACGGCGTGCAGCGGGAGGTCGCGGACCTGCTCGCCCACCGTGTCCTGCACCTGCTGCTTGAGGCGGCGCGGCGATCTCGTCATCGTCTTTCCTCTTCCTGCCGTCCTTATCACGGAACTCGGGAGCACACGTACGGTCGTCGAAACTCACTCTGCCCCATCGGTGCGATCACGGTCACCCCGGGTTAATGTCTTTCTGTCCAAAAACGGCGTGCGGTCCATCACAATCCGCCCGGACCCCTTGCGTCGCGGGCCCTGCCGCGCCCGGACCGGCAGGATCGACGGCCGTGACACCCCTCGTACGATGGGGGACATGACCGCCAACAGCCAGCCCGCCGGAACCCGGGGCCGTGTCCTGCTCGCCAAGCCGCGTGGTTACTGCGCCGGCGTCGACCGGGCCGTCGAGACGGTCGAGGTCGCCCTCAAGCAGTATGGGGCGCCGATCTACGTCCGCAAGCAGATCGTCCACAACGTCCACGTGGTGAAGACGCTGGAAGAACAGGGCGCGATCTTCGTGGACGAGACCGAGGAGGTCCCCGAGGGGGCGATCGTGGTCTTCTCCGCGCACGGTGTCGCGCCGGTCGTCCACGAGGAGGCCCGCAAGCTTGACCTGCGCACCATCGACGCGACCTGCCCGCTGGTGACGAAGGTGCACAAGGAGGCCGTCCGGTTCGCCGCGCAGGACTACGACATCCTCCTGATCGGCCACGAGGGCCACGAGGAGGTCATCGGCACCTCCGGCGAGGCCCCCGACCACATCCACCTGGTCGACGGCCCGGGCGACGTCGCGAACGTGAAGGTCCGCGACCCCGAGAAGGTCGCGTGGCTGTCGCAGACCACCCTCTCGGTCGACGAGACGATCGCCACCGTCGAGAAGCTCCGCGAGCGGTTCCCCAAGCTGATGGACCCGCCGTCCGACGACATCTGCTACGCCACCCAGAACCGGCAGACCGCCGTCAAGGAGATGGCCGCGCAGTCCCAGCTCGTCATCGTGGTCGGCTCCACCAACTCGTCCAACTCGGTGCGGCTCGTCGAGGTCGCCAAGGAGCACGGCGCCGACGACGCCCACCTCGTCGACTACGCCGAGCAGATCGACCCGGCGTGGCTGGAGGGCGTCGCCACCGTCGGCGTGACGAGCGGCGCGTCCGTCCCGGACGAGCTCGTGCAGGGCGTCCTGTCCTGGCTCGCCGAGCGCGGGTTCGGCCCGGCCGAGGAGATCGAGTCCGTCCGCGAGAGCATGCGCTTCTCCCTGCCGAAGGAACTCCGCAAGGACCTGCGCATCACGCCCGTCTAAGCCGGGCCCCACGCGGGTCAGTCCGCGCGGCCGTGGCGTCCGCGCCCGGCGGGGGAGGCCGGGGACTCGTCCCACCGGACCGGGTTCTCGTTCTCCTCCTGCTCGAACAGCCGGACGCCCGCCAGCTTGTCGCGCAGCTCCCGGACGTTCGCCGGGAGCCCGCGCGGCAGCGTGATCAGCAGCACCAGCAGCGTGCCGAGGAACAGCCACGGCGCGGCCGCGGCCAGCGCCGTCAGCAGCCCGACGGTGACGCCGCGCGGCAGCGAGCCCTGCCCGACCGTGGTGACGATCACCGTGGTCAGGGTGGCGAGGAAGAACACCAGCGGCGGGCTGACCGCCAGCGTCAGCAGGTCGGCCGGGCGGGTGGCGAGCGCGGCGAGCACGCAGCCCACCGCGAAGCCGCCCCCGGCGAGCAGCGGCAGGTCGAGCCAGCGCGACAGCAGCCCGCACAGCACGGCCGTCCCGAACACCACGACGATGCCGCCGCGCCCGGTCAGCGTCACCGGCCCGGTCGGCGCCGCGGCTGCCCGGGAACCGGACGAGCGCGAACGCCGCTGCGGCGCTCCCCGCCGCCGTCCCGTCCCGCGCTGAGCGGGCGGCGGCGTGTCGCCCGGAGCGTCGCGTGCCGTCGATGTGCTCATTGCCACCTCTCTCGCCGATCGCTCTGCTCGGGGACCGGCCGGGCCCCGCGCCGCCGGGCGCCCTCCTGGACGGCGCCGTCCCGCGGCTCCCCG
The nucleotide sequence above comes from Actinomadura algeriensis. Encoded proteins:
- a CDS encoding 4-hydroxy-3-methylbut-2-enyl diphosphate reductase, which translates into the protein MTANSQPAGTRGRVLLAKPRGYCAGVDRAVETVEVALKQYGAPIYVRKQIVHNVHVVKTLEEQGAIFVDETEEVPEGAIVVFSAHGVAPVVHEEARKLDLRTIDATCPLVTKVHKEAVRFAAQDYDILLIGHEGHEEVIGTSGEAPDHIHLVDGPGDVANVKVRDPEKVAWLSQTTLSVDETIATVEKLRERFPKLMDPPSDDICYATQNRQTAVKEMAAQSQLVIVVGSTNSSNSVRLVEVAKEHGADDAHLVDYAEQIDPAWLEGVATVGVTSGASVPDELVQGVLSWLAERGFGPAEEIESVRESMRFSLPKELRKDLRITPV
- a CDS encoding DUF6542 domain-containing protein, which gives rise to MSTSTARDAPGDTPPPAQRGTGRRRGAPQRRSRSSGSRAAAAPTGPVTLTGRGGIVVVFGTAVLCGLLSRWLDLPLLAGGGFAVGCVLAALATRPADLLTLAVSPPLVFFLATLTTVIVTTVGQGSLPRGVTVGLLTALAAAAPWLFLGTLLVLLITLPRGLPANVRELRDKLAGVRLFEQEENENPVRWDESPASPAGRGRHGRAD